A region from the Sandaracinus amylolyticus genome encodes:
- a CDS encoding trypsin-like peptidase domain-containing protein produces the protein MSRPTNASTALTAVLALASLGLAGTTFYLHQQQSDELARLRAAQAVVAQRPPQLPGTPTPPPVRDPLPAAADLSSASMADVVERVLPAVVNIATTRGGVRGQGPFGPMGVPQGGHGADSLGSGVIVGDDGLVVTNHHVIASGGTILVTLSDGHEYPATIVGADPQTDMALLRLQGVERPLTPIPYGDSSQLRQGDVVLAIGNPFGVGQTVTMGIVSATGRADMGIAEYEDFIQTDAAINPGNSGGALISMRGELVGINTAILSRTGGSHGIGFSIPSNMLRPIVESLLRHGKVVRGWLGVTIQDITPDLASAMGLDAPRGVIVTGIEPGSPAEQAGVQRGDRIERLDAERLLSSAQLRNLVATRGAGARIQLAIARGADRRTVEVALGERPPVAIQAPVAPTVPPQARTQDPRGLPPFGLPPGLVPGVPGLTDPGMRAQPSVPRDLRGADVGGLQVVDLDTRVRAMLGIPPDVRAGAVVVGLRPGSSGEQAGLQPGDVVVEVNRTPVSGVAQLQHEYARAGGNAVLLVRRGAATLYVLMR, from the coding sequence ATGAGCCGCCCCACGAACGCCTCCACCGCCCTCACGGCCGTGCTCGCGCTCGCCTCGCTCGGCCTCGCGGGCACCACGTTCTACCTCCACCAGCAGCAGTCCGACGAGCTCGCGCGCCTGCGGGCCGCCCAGGCCGTCGTCGCACAGCGACCGCCGCAGCTCCCCGGTACGCCCACACCGCCGCCGGTGCGCGATCCGCTCCCCGCGGCCGCCGACCTGTCGAGCGCGTCGATGGCGGACGTCGTCGAGCGCGTCCTCCCGGCGGTCGTGAACATCGCGACGACGCGCGGCGGCGTGCGAGGGCAGGGCCCCTTCGGCCCGATGGGCGTGCCGCAGGGCGGGCACGGCGCGGACTCGCTCGGGTCGGGCGTGATCGTCGGCGACGACGGGCTCGTCGTCACGAACCACCACGTCATCGCGAGCGGCGGCACGATCCTCGTGACGCTGTCCGACGGCCACGAGTATCCGGCGACGATCGTCGGCGCCGATCCCCAGACCGACATGGCGCTCCTGCGCCTCCAGGGCGTCGAGCGCCCGCTCACGCCGATCCCGTACGGCGACTCGAGCCAGCTGCGTCAGGGCGACGTCGTGCTGGCGATCGGCAACCCGTTCGGCGTCGGGCAGACGGTCACGATGGGCATCGTGTCGGCGACCGGGCGCGCCGACATGGGCATCGCGGAGTACGAGGACTTCATCCAGACCGACGCCGCGATCAACCCGGGCAATTCGGGCGGCGCGCTGATCTCGATGCGCGGCGAGCTCGTCGGCATCAACACCGCGATCCTCAGCCGCACCGGCGGCAGCCACGGCATCGGCTTCTCGATCCCGTCGAACATGCTGCGCCCGATCGTCGAGAGCTTGCTGCGCCACGGGAAGGTCGTGCGCGGTTGGCTCGGGGTGACGATCCAGGACATCACGCCCGACCTCGCGAGCGCGATGGGCCTCGATGCGCCGCGCGGCGTGATCGTCACGGGCATCGAGCCGGGCAGCCCCGCGGAGCAAGCGGGCGTGCAGCGCGGGGATCGCATCGAGCGGCTCGACGCGGAGCGCCTCCTTTCTTCTGCGCAGCTGCGCAACCTGGTCGCGACGCGTGGCGCGGGGGCGCGGATCCAGCTCGCGATCGCGCGCGGCGCGGACCGGCGCACAGTCGAGGTCGCGCTCGGGGAGCGCCCGCCGGTCGCGATCCAGGCGCCGGTCGCGCCGACGGTCCCGCCCCAGGCGCGCACCCAGGATCCGCGCGGCTTGCCGCCGTTCGGGCTGCCGCCCGGGCTGGTGCCGGGCGTGCCGGGCCTGACCGATCCGGGGATGCGCGCGCAGCCGAGCGTGCCTCGTGATCTGCGCGGCGCGGACGTGGGTGGGCTGCAGGTCGTCGACCTCGACACGCGGGTGCGCGCGATGCTCGGCATTCCGCCCGACGTGCGCGCGGGCGCGGTCGTGGTGGGTCTGCGTCCGGGATCGTCGGGCGAGCAGGCGGGTCTGCAGCCCGGCGACGTGGTCGTGGAGGTGAACCGCACGCCCGTGAGCGGCGTGGCCCAGCTCCAGCACGAGTACGCACGGGCGGGCGGAAACGCGGTCCTCCTGGTCCGCCGCGGCGCCGCGACGCTCTACGTGCTGATGCGCTGA
- a CDS encoding helix-turn-helix domain-containing protein, whose amino-acid sequence MARAFVAVRCRDRSWIVDVPLGESMLAGPRGEALVAVDGIAEPLGSQGRIAWNGRTLSLRETSRAPEIFLGGKRMESPVELKPGDELTIGPAHLVVGISSPDLPATRRALTHAEFKERLAEEMARAARGGRPTALVMALARSGEGGVLLGAALDRFRAGDVVASYAHDETEILLPDTTRERALAVVERVLRGVGLEGVIVACAVAPKDADHPERLIRAARLALRMQLEERGRVPVSRPPEDDPVLDDAASRRAAERLEVRAHARGPILLTGEPSAGKVAFARRMHRIAGGGPLVVLSCARTADPRALEHALDEAAEARGGTLILDEVGELTPDAQARWLPVLRALEPEARLVVTSHRDLRALAERGAFHAELAAYLFARDPIAIPPLRQRPDDVVPLATRFAIEAGARVPVRFSAGALARLRSYPWPGNVLELRNAMERAVRLAGGGEILAEHLPGDSLAAAQGDGRLREHVDSVERDAIVKALAEANHNQTHAAKRLGLSRRALIYKMEKYGLKPPPGRTAAALADDVAGR is encoded by the coding sequence GTGGCACGCGCCTTCGTGGCGGTGCGGTGTCGCGATCGCAGCTGGATCGTCGACGTGCCGCTCGGGGAGTCGATGCTCGCGGGTCCACGCGGCGAGGCGCTCGTCGCGGTCGACGGGATCGCGGAGCCGCTCGGATCGCAAGGCCGCATCGCGTGGAACGGGCGGACGCTCTCGCTGCGCGAGACCTCGCGCGCGCCCGAGATCTTCCTGGGCGGCAAGCGCATGGAGAGCCCGGTCGAGCTCAAGCCGGGCGACGAGCTCACGATCGGCCCGGCTCACCTGGTGGTCGGGATCAGCTCCCCCGATCTGCCAGCGACGCGACGCGCGCTCACCCACGCGGAGTTCAAGGAGCGCCTCGCCGAGGAGATGGCGCGCGCCGCGCGCGGCGGTCGTCCGACCGCGCTGGTCATGGCGCTCGCGCGCAGCGGCGAGGGCGGCGTGCTCCTCGGGGCGGCGCTCGATCGCTTCCGCGCGGGCGACGTCGTCGCGAGCTACGCCCACGACGAGACCGAGATCCTCCTGCCCGACACCACGCGCGAGCGCGCGCTCGCGGTCGTCGAGCGCGTGCTGCGCGGCGTCGGGCTCGAGGGCGTGATCGTCGCGTGCGCGGTCGCGCCGAAGGACGCGGATCACCCCGAGCGCCTGATCCGCGCGGCGCGCCTCGCCCTTCGGATGCAGCTCGAGGAGCGAGGTCGAGTGCCGGTGTCGCGCCCGCCGGAGGACGATCCGGTGCTCGACGACGCCGCGAGCCGACGCGCCGCCGAGCGGCTCGAGGTCCGCGCCCACGCCCGCGGCCCGATCCTGCTGACCGGCGAGCCGAGCGCCGGCAAGGTCGCGTTCGCGCGCCGCATGCACCGCATCGCGGGAGGCGGCCCGCTGGTGGTGCTCTCGTGTGCGCGCACGGCCGACCCGCGCGCGCTGGAGCACGCGCTCGACGAGGCCGCGGAGGCGCGCGGCGGCACGCTGATCCTCGACGAAGTCGGCGAGCTGACACCCGACGCCCAGGCGCGCTGGCTCCCGGTGCTGCGCGCGCTCGAGCCCGAGGCGCGCCTCGTCGTGACGAGCCATCGCGATCTGCGCGCGCTCGCCGAGCGTGGTGCGTTCCACGCGGAGCTCGCGGCGTATCTCTTCGCGCGCGACCCGATCGCGATCCCGCCGCTGCGGCAGCGCCCCGACGACGTGGTCCCGCTCGCGACGCGCTTCGCGATCGAGGCCGGCGCGCGCGTCCCGGTGCGCTTCTCGGCGGGCGCGCTCGCGCGCCTGCGCAGCTATCCGTGGCCGGGCAACGTGCTCGAGCTGCGCAACGCGATGGAGCGCGCGGTGCGGCTCGCGGGCGGCGGCGAGATCCTCGCAGAGCACCTCCCGGGCGACAGCCTCGCGGCGGCGCAGGGCGACGGTCGGCTCCGCGAGCACGTCGACTCGGTGGAGCGCGACGCGATCGTGAAGGCGCTCGCCGAGGCGAACCACAACCAGACCCACGCCGCGAAGCGCCTCGGCCTCTCGCGCCGCGCGCTGATCTACAAGATGGAGAAGTACGGCCTGAAGCCGCCCCCGGGCAGAACCGCCGCGGCCCTCGCGGATGATGTCGCCGGCCGGTAG
- a CDS encoding Crp/Fnr family transcriptional regulator: MAIAPRSADELFRDVPILGQLPAPDLHLLAEAAEVRKVARAAPLFSEGQAAEGLFVVRTGEVKLTKSGRDGREQIIYLARPGRPIIEGVRFDGGVYPASAIAMRAGSALLVSNETIAALGEKRPAILRVMLDLRAHRADKTLRLVSDLSLRTVPARLASFLCTLAAARELRGEDSRHLVRDLTTETVAGRLGTVREEISRGLALLEREGALKVTPDLIEVLDISKLESIAYGRKKGS; encoded by the coding sequence ATGGCGATCGCACCTCGTTCGGCCGACGAGCTCTTCCGGGATGTGCCCATCCTCGGTCAGCTCCCTGCTCCCGATCTGCATCTCCTCGCCGAGGCCGCCGAGGTACGGAAGGTGGCGCGCGCCGCGCCGCTGTTCAGCGAGGGACAGGCCGCCGAGGGGCTCTTCGTGGTGCGCACCGGCGAGGTGAAGCTCACGAAGAGCGGCCGTGACGGACGCGAGCAGATCATCTACCTCGCGCGCCCGGGACGGCCGATCATCGAGGGCGTGCGGTTCGACGGCGGGGTGTACCCCGCGAGCGCGATCGCGATGCGCGCGGGCAGCGCGCTCCTCGTCTCGAACGAGACGATCGCCGCGCTCGGCGAGAAGCGCCCCGCGATCCTGCGTGTGATGCTCGATCTGCGCGCTCACCGCGCGGACAAGACGCTGCGCCTGGTGAGCGATCTGTCGCTGCGCACGGTGCCGGCGCGCCTCGCGTCGTTCCTCTGCACGCTCGCCGCGGCGCGCGAGCTGCGCGGCGAGGACTCGCGGCACCTGGTGCGCGATCTGACGACCGAGACGGTCGCGGGGCGGCTCGGGACGGTGCGCGAGGAGATCTCGCGCGGCCTGGCGCTGCTCGAGCGCGAGGGCGCGCTGAAGGTCACGCCCGATCTGATCGAGGTGCTCGACATCTCGAAGCTCGAGTCGATCGCGTACGGGCGCAAGAAGGGCTCGTAA
- a CDS encoding ABC transporter substrate-binding protein, which yields MPLPLELLDGARPALRRAALLTLLPLAAALVFTGCPGGTGQRPIGTTPALTTDDPDAEADLREAERASEQGRSSEAAERYREFLAEHPEDRLVPLAELGLGRVLLASGDAQGSLERFERAATSDDEVVAERARFHRGVALHLLGRSAEAIDVLTPLRGRLVDPESTSLLLRTLAAASMQTGDPITALGALDDLVRANTSETDTNEARTRIEAIVTNELPAELVPLAYDTLARDGTSWPQVALRAIRAAYDAGDVERVRAIASELRSQGVELSEELAALVLRADRIATADPRVIGAILPLSGRGREIGQRALRGLMLAAGTPAEGPPPPDAPQLVLRDDAGDPERAARAVEELVSTHRAIAIVGPLDGPSAVAAARRAQQLGVPLITLSPAGDVTSAGPMAFRLFPSAEGELRALVRAARARGAARFAALHPESPYGVAMRDALARAVAAEGGEMATSAAYAPTATSFGPQVQQIAQGGADAVLVADSGARLALIAPALAAGGLWSTMPGAAPPPRGRRIALMVPSVGFDPRLPRTAGRYLQGALFSVPFHAPTAEGEARSFTDGFMARFATEPDAFAAYAYDAFGLVRRAVASGATSRADVASWLAAGREAPTAGASGGLGAAREARQATRLLELRGELFVSPDAPR from the coding sequence ATGCCCCTGCCCCTCGAGCTCCTCGACGGAGCCCGCCCTGCGCTGCGTCGCGCTGCCCTCCTCACGCTCCTGCCGCTCGCCGCTGCGCTGGTGTTCACGGGGTGCCCAGGCGGCACGGGACAGCGCCCGATCGGCACGACGCCCGCGCTGACCACCGACGATCCCGACGCCGAGGCCGACTTGCGCGAGGCCGAGCGCGCCTCGGAGCAAGGCCGCTCGAGCGAGGCCGCGGAGCGCTACCGCGAGTTCCTCGCCGAGCACCCCGAGGATCGGCTGGTCCCGCTCGCCGAGCTGGGCCTGGGGCGCGTGCTGCTCGCGAGCGGCGACGCGCAGGGCTCGCTCGAGCGCTTCGAGCGCGCCGCGACGAGCGACGACGAGGTGGTCGCGGAGCGCGCGCGCTTCCATCGCGGTGTCGCGCTGCATCTGCTCGGGCGCAGCGCCGAGGCGATCGACGTGCTCACGCCGCTGCGCGGTCGGCTGGTCGATCCCGAGAGCACGTCGCTCCTGCTGCGCACGCTCGCGGCGGCGTCGATGCAGACGGGCGATCCGATCACCGCGCTCGGCGCGCTCGACGATCTCGTCCGCGCGAACACCTCCGAGACCGACACGAACGAGGCGCGCACGCGCATCGAGGCCATCGTGACGAACGAGCTGCCCGCCGAGCTCGTCCCGCTCGCCTACGACACGCTCGCGCGCGACGGCACGTCGTGGCCCCAGGTCGCGCTGCGCGCGATCCGCGCGGCGTACGACGCGGGCGACGTCGAGCGGGTGCGCGCGATCGCGAGCGAGCTGCGCTCGCAGGGCGTGGAGCTCTCGGAGGAGCTCGCGGCGCTCGTGCTGCGCGCCGACCGCATCGCGACGGCAGATCCGCGGGTGATCGGCGCGATCCTTCCGCTCTCGGGGCGCGGCCGCGAGATCGGCCAGCGCGCGCTGCGCGGACTGATGCTCGCGGCAGGAACGCCCGCCGAGGGCCCGCCGCCGCCCGACGCGCCGCAGCTCGTGCTGCGCGACGACGCGGGCGATCCCGAGCGCGCGGCGCGCGCGGTCGAGGAGCTGGTGTCGACGCACCGTGCGATCGCGATCGTGGGCCCGCTCGATGGTCCTTCGGCGGTCGCCGCGGCGCGTCGCGCACAGCAGCTCGGGGTGCCGCTGATCACGCTCTCGCCCGCGGGCGACGTGACGAGCGCGGGCCCGATGGCGTTCCGCTTGTTCCCGAGCGCCGAGGGCGAGCTGCGCGCGCTGGTCCGCGCGGCGCGAGCGCGCGGCGCGGCGCGGTTCGCGGCGCTGCACCCGGAGTCGCCGTACGGCGTGGCGATGCGCGATGCGCTGGCGCGCGCGGTCGCGGCCGAGGGCGGCGAGATGGCGACGAGCGCGGCCTACGCGCCGACCGCGACGAGCTTCGGGCCGCAGGTGCAGCAGATCGCGCAGGGCGGCGCGGACGCGGTGCTCGTCGCGGACAGCGGCGCGCGCCTCGCGCTGATCGCGCCCGCGCTCGCGGCGGGGGGGCTGTGGAGCACGATGCCGGGCGCGGCGCCTCCGCCGCGCGGGCGGCGCATCGCGCTGATGGTGCCGAGCGTCGGGTTCGATCCGCGCCTGCCGCGCACCGCGGGTCGTTACCTGCAGGGCGCGCTCTTCAGCGTGCCGTTCCACGCGCCGACGGCGGAGGGCGAGGCGCGCTCGTTCACCGACGGCTTCATGGCGCGCTTCGCGACCGAGCCCGACGCGTTCGCGGCGTACGCGTACGACGCGTTCGGGCTCGTGCGGCGCGCCGTGGCGTCGGGCGCGACGAGCCGCGCCGACGTCGCGTCGTGGCTCGCCGCGGGACGCGAGGCGCCGACGGCCGGCGCGAGCGGCGGGCTCGGCGCGGCGCGCGAGGCGAGGCAGGCGACGCGCTTGCTCGAGCTGCGCGGAGAGCTCTTCGTCTCGCCCGACGCGCCGCGCTGA
- the topA gene encoding type I DNA topoisomerase: MTKSLVIVESPAKARTIAGFLGDGYVVESSIGHIRDLPKSADDVPPALKKVPWAKLGVDVENDFKPLYVVDADKKQHIQRLKQLLKDADELYLATDEDREGESIAWHLYEVLQPKVPVRRMVFHEITRKAIQQALSSPREIDRRLVEAQEARRILDRLFGYEVSPVLWKKILPKLSAGRVQSVATRVLVERERERMRFVTAKYWDLDALIAKKDGSTFDAGLVSVGRARVASGKDFGEDGRLTKSDVVLLDEAQAKALADGLRGQPMTVRSVERKPYKRSPSAPFMTSTLQQEAGRKLRFSTSRTMKAAQRLYENGYITYMRTDSTTLSEAALTAARRLIEEMYGREYVPSAPRTYANKVKNAQEAHEAIRPAGDTWKTPEDVSREVGPDEAKVYELVWKRTVASQMQDVRGESIVVKIAGKARDGRDVEFSVSGNTIQFAGFYRAYVEGSDDPEAELESREKHLPELVEGESLVARELKANGHETQPPARYTEASLVRRLEELGVGRPSTYASTLSTIQDRGYVFKKGTALYPSWTAFAVVSLLEKHFPELVDYAFTARMEDDLDEIANGAQNAVPWLRRFYFGEAANEGPNGAGGDNGLKTMVSENLGEIDARAVNSIPIGVDPNGVEIVARVGRYGPYLQRGEDTVSIPEELAPDELTVEKSLALLTAPSGDREVGKDPETGLTVFVKAGRFGTYVQLGEATKDGEKPKTASLFSSMKAETLTLEQALKLLSLPRTVGNDPADGVAITAQNGRYGPYVQKGTESRSLESEDQIFTVTTEQALALLAQPKTRGPRRAAATGPLKELGVDPVSQKPIVLREGRFGPYVSDGDTVASLRKGDTIDGITPERAQELLAERRERGPSTKSKRGRGGAKAKAAASEKPAAEKKAPAKKAAKKASTKKPAAKKASAKKSDEGDGAEAEDSRPAKKRSPDVTAEP; this comes from the coding sequence GTGACCAAGTCCCTCGTCATCGTCGAGTCCCCCGCCAAGGCCCGCACCATCGCGGGCTTCCTCGGCGACGGCTACGTCGTGGAGAGCTCCATCGGGCACATCCGCGACCTGCCGAAGAGCGCGGACGACGTCCCGCCGGCCCTCAAGAAGGTGCCCTGGGCGAAGCTCGGGGTGGACGTCGAGAACGACTTCAAGCCGCTCTACGTCGTCGACGCCGACAAGAAGCAGCACATCCAGCGGCTCAAGCAGCTCCTCAAGGACGCCGACGAGCTCTACCTCGCGACCGACGAAGACCGCGAGGGAGAGAGCATCGCGTGGCACCTCTACGAGGTGCTGCAGCCGAAGGTCCCGGTGCGGCGCATGGTCTTCCACGAGATCACGCGGAAGGCGATCCAGCAGGCGCTCTCGTCGCCGCGCGAGATCGACCGGCGGCTCGTGGAGGCGCAGGAGGCGCGGCGCATCCTCGATCGGCTCTTCGGGTACGAGGTCTCGCCGGTCCTCTGGAAGAAGATCCTGCCGAAGCTGTCGGCGGGCCGCGTGCAGAGCGTGGCGACGCGCGTGCTCGTGGAGCGCGAGCGCGAGCGCATGCGCTTCGTGACCGCGAAGTACTGGGACCTCGACGCGCTGATCGCGAAGAAGGACGGCTCGACGTTCGACGCGGGCCTGGTGTCGGTCGGCCGCGCGCGCGTCGCGAGCGGCAAGGACTTCGGCGAGGACGGCCGGCTCACGAAGAGCGACGTCGTGCTGCTCGACGAGGCGCAGGCGAAGGCGCTCGCCGACGGGCTGCGCGGCCAGCCGATGACGGTGCGCTCGGTCGAGCGCAAGCCGTACAAGCGCTCGCCCTCGGCGCCGTTCATGACGTCGACGCTGCAGCAGGAGGCGGGGCGCAAGCTGCGCTTCAGCACGTCGCGCACGATGAAGGCGGCGCAGCGCCTCTACGAGAACGGCTACATCACCTATATGCGTACCGACAGCACGACGCTGTCGGAGGCAGCGCTCACCGCGGCGCGGCGGCTCATCGAGGAGATGTACGGCCGCGAGTACGTGCCGAGCGCGCCGCGCACCTACGCGAACAAGGTGAAGAACGCGCAGGAGGCCCACGAGGCGATCCGTCCCGCGGGCGACACCTGGAAGACGCCCGAGGACGTCTCGCGCGAGGTCGGGCCCGACGAGGCGAAGGTCTACGAGCTCGTCTGGAAGCGCACCGTCGCATCGCAGATGCAGGACGTGCGCGGCGAGAGCATCGTCGTGAAGATCGCGGGCAAGGCGCGCGACGGACGCGACGTCGAGTTCTCGGTCTCGGGCAACACGATCCAGTTCGCGGGCTTCTATCGCGCGTACGTCGAGGGCTCGGACGATCCCGAAGCGGAGCTCGAGAGCCGGGAGAAGCACCTGCCCGAGCTGGTCGAGGGCGAGTCGCTCGTCGCGCGCGAGCTGAAGGCGAACGGGCACGAGACGCAGCCGCCGGCGCGCTACACGGAAGCGTCGCTGGTGCGCCGGCTCGAGGAGCTGGGCGTCGGTCGCCCGTCGACGTACGCGTCGACGCTGTCGACGATCCAGGACCGCGGCTACGTGTTCAAGAAGGGCACCGCGCTCTATCCGTCGTGGACCGCATTCGCGGTGGTCTCGCTGCTCGAGAAGCACTTCCCCGAGCTCGTCGACTACGCGTTCACCGCGCGCATGGAGGACGATCTCGACGAGATCGCGAACGGCGCGCAGAACGCGGTGCCGTGGCTGCGTCGCTTCTACTTCGGTGAGGCAGCGAACGAAGGGCCGAACGGCGCGGGCGGCGACAACGGGCTCAAGACGATGGTCTCCGAGAACCTCGGAGAGATCGATGCGCGCGCCGTAAACTCGATCCCGATCGGGGTCGATCCGAACGGCGTGGAGATCGTGGCGCGCGTCGGGCGCTACGGCCCGTACCTGCAGCGCGGCGAGGACACGGTGTCGATCCCCGAGGAGCTCGCGCCGGACGAGCTCACGGTGGAGAAGTCGCTCGCGCTGCTCACGGCGCCGAGCGGCGATCGCGAGGTCGGCAAGGATCCCGAGACCGGCCTGACGGTGTTCGTGAAGGCCGGGCGCTTCGGCACGTACGTGCAGCTCGGCGAGGCGACGAAGGACGGCGAGAAGCCGAAGACGGCGTCGCTCTTCTCGAGCATGAAGGCGGAGACGCTGACGCTCGAGCAGGCGCTCAAGCTGCTCTCGCTGCCGCGCACGGTGGGCAACGATCCCGCGGACGGCGTGGCGATCACCGCGCAGAACGGGCGCTACGGGCCGTACGTGCAGAAGGGCACGGAGAGCCGGAGCCTCGAGAGCGAGGATCAGATCTTCACGGTCACGACCGAGCAGGCGCTGGCGCTGCTCGCGCAGCCGAAGACGCGTGGCCCGCGTCGCGCGGCGGCGACGGGGCCGCTCAAGGAGCTCGGCGTCGACCCGGTGAGCCAGAAGCCGATCGTGCTGCGCGAGGGACGCTTCGGTCCGTACGTGAGCGACGGCGACACCGTCGCGTCGCTGCGCAAGGGCGACACGATCGACGGCATCACGCCGGAGCGCGCGCAGGAGCTGCTCGCGGAGCGCCGCGAGCGCGGCCCGAGCACGAAGAGCAAGCGCGGCCGTGGCGGCGCGAAGGCGAAGGCGGCGGCGAGCGAGAAGCCCGCGGCCGAGAAGAAGGCGCCCGCGAAGAAGGCCGCCAAGAAGGCGAGCACCAAGAAGCCCGCCGCGAAGAAGGCGAGCGCGAAGAAGAGCGACGAAGGCGACGGCGCGGAGGCGGAGGACAGCCGCCCCGCGAAGAAGCGCTCGCCCGACGTCACCGCCGAGCCCTGA
- a CDS encoding AgmX/PglI C-terminal domain-containing protein yields MMRRAGGVAAIVLALSGCAGGNCPRRAASTGGNSSEGSESTVVASQGPTAHETPQHDLEFDEQVVTASPSDAPPERLTPEIVQHVVTGQLTDVHQCYENALHAAPGTAGRVAVLMHISSTGNVVSTEVAENTTGIDTLGTCIAEHAQHWHFPEAAHDIAVRYPFALQPAPAVAQ; encoded by the coding sequence ATGATGCGGCGAGCGGGTGGGGTCGCGGCGATCGTTCTGGCGCTGTCGGGATGCGCGGGCGGGAACTGTCCGCGTCGCGCCGCGAGCACCGGGGGGAACAGCAGCGAGGGCAGCGAGTCGACGGTCGTCGCGTCGCAGGGCCCGACCGCGCACGAGACGCCGCAGCACGATCTCGAATTCGACGAGCAGGTCGTGACCGCGAGCCCCTCGGACGCGCCGCCCGAGCGCCTCACGCCCGAGATCGTCCAGCACGTCGTCACGGGTCAGCTCACCGACGTGCACCAGTGTTACGAGAACGCGCTCCACGCCGCGCCGGGCACCGCGGGCCGCGTCGCGGTCCTCATGCACATCTCGTCGACGGGCAACGTCGTGTCGACCGAGGTCGCGGAGAACACGACTGGCATCGATACGCTCGGCACGTGCATCGCCGAGCACGCGCAGCACTGGCACTTCCCCGAGGCCGCGCACGACATCGCGGTGCGGTACCCGTTCGCGCTGCAGCCTGCGCCCGCCGTCGCGCAGTGA
- a CDS encoding alpha/beta hydrolase: protein MKIERLGDLDARIVGGTDRQGGGDGPVVVLLHGFGAPGEDLVGLWRVADVPRGTRFVFPEAPLDLSSVYGMGRAWWMIDMIALDRMMREGRARDLANEVPEGIEEARAKIVSMLDAIEERLRPSSLILGGFSQGAMLSLDVALHDARPLAGLALFSGTLLAQSIWAPKMAARAGLPVMQSHGAFDPILPYPNAELLRDRLKDAGVDVDFVPFRGGHEIPPVALQRFGALAHRVLAPRD from the coding sequence ATGAAGATCGAGCGGCTCGGAGATCTCGACGCGCGCATCGTCGGCGGCACCGATCGCCAGGGCGGTGGCGACGGACCGGTGGTGGTGCTCCTGCACGGGTTCGGCGCGCCGGGCGAGGATCTCGTCGGGCTCTGGCGCGTCGCCGACGTGCCGCGCGGCACGCGCTTCGTGTTCCCCGAAGCGCCGCTCGATCTCTCGAGCGTCTACGGGATGGGCCGCGCGTGGTGGATGATCGACATGATCGCGCTCGATCGGATGATGCGCGAAGGGCGCGCGCGCGATCTCGCGAACGAGGTGCCCGAGGGCATCGAAGAGGCGCGCGCGAAGATCGTCTCGATGCTCGACGCGATCGAAGAGCGCCTCCGGCCGAGCTCGCTGATCCTCGGCGGCTTCTCGCAGGGCGCGATGCTCTCGCTCGACGTCGCGCTCCACGATGCGCGCCCGCTCGCGGGGCTCGCCCTCTTCTCGGGCACGCTGCTCGCGCAGTCGATCTGGGCGCCGAAGATGGCCGCGCGCGCCGGTCTGCCCGTGATGCAGAGCCACGGCGCGTTCGATCCGATCCTTCCGTACCCGAACGCCGAGCTCTTGCGCGATCGTTTGAAGGACGCGGGCGTCGACGTGGACTTCGTGCCGTTCCGCGGCGGCCACGAGATCCCGCCGGTCGCGCTGCAGCGCTTCGGCGCGCTCGCGCATCGCGTGCTCGCGCCGCGCGATTGA
- a CDS encoding ferredoxin--NADP reductase: protein MRRIPAELRTVELTDARMLSPTVRELVFRTTDGRAFDFLAGQWVKLHLGGGIDRDYSIASAPDASAPDRFALAVTLVEGGPGSERLHAMELGTRVDARGPNGLFVREDAERDAPALYVGTGTGLAPLRAMLQEELRREDGPPQVLLFGSRTEEDILWREELEGWAARHPRFRLELTLSRADTRIWKGRCGWVQHHLHELLPTMPGAPHVYVCGLSKMVSEVRRTLKDELRLDRRHVHSERYD from the coding sequence ATGCGCCGAATCCCCGCCGAGCTGCGAACCGTCGAGCTGACCGATGCGAGGATGCTCTCGCCCACGGTGCGCGAGCTGGTGTTCCGCACCACCGACGGACGCGCGTTCGACTTCCTCGCCGGACAGTGGGTCAAGCTGCACCTCGGGGGCGGGATCGATCGCGACTACTCGATCGCGAGCGCGCCCGACGCGAGCGCGCCCGATCGCTTCGCGCTCGCGGTGACGCTCGTCGAGGGCGGGCCGGGCTCGGAGCGCCTGCACGCGATGGAGCTCGGGACGCGCGTCGACGCGCGCGGGCCGAACGGGCTCTTCGTGCGCGAGGACGCGGAGCGCGACGCGCCGGCGCTCTACGTGGGCACCGGCACCGGGCTCGCGCCGCTGCGCGCGATGCTGCAGGAAGAGCTGCGCCGCGAGGACGGACCGCCGCAGGTGCTGCTCTTCGGCTCGCGCACCGAGGAGGACATCCTGTGGCGCGAGGAGCTCGAGGGCTGGGCCGCGCGCCACCCGCGCTTCCGCCTCGAGCTGACGCTGTCGCGCGCCGACACGCGCATCTGGAAGGGGCGCTGCGGCTGGGTGCAGCACCACCTCCACGAGCTGTTGCCCACGATGCCGGGCGCGCCGCACGTGTACGTCTGCGGGCTGTCGAAGATGGTGAGCGAGGTGCGCCGCACGCTGAAGGACGAGCTGCGCCTGGATCGCCGCCACGTGCACTCGGAACGCTACGACTGA